The Doryrhamphus excisus isolate RoL2022-K1 chromosome 1, RoL_Dexc_1.0, whole genome shotgun sequence genome includes a window with the following:
- the si:zfos-323e3.4 gene encoding volume-regulated anion channel subunit LRRC8C: MIPVGEFRNIGIEQNSKYRVLKPWWDVFSEYLCVAMLMIGVFGCTLQLTQDKIACLPSPFTSPTPSAIDCSHIRNYGENETWASLKPTNPVIREVLGRKNNLDIHQYVFINHYCYEKFVHWYAKYFPYLVVIHTMMFMVASSFWFKFPGTSSKLDLFVTILGKCFDSPWTTRALSEVCEERSEEKLVSLRRSTMSKDPPERRADEEETLLQRVGSSKSNPDKKSPESQSALSVLDKKGGEEAKALFEKVKKFRTHVEEADILYIMYVLQTSLKVFKFLLIIIYTAALSPNIEIVVRCLVPPELTGFDIYCCNHNKAHLFSKLAYCYISFVGVYGILCIYTLYWQFHRPLRVYSFEHVRLETGINDIPDVKNDFAFLLHLVDQYDDLYAKRFAFFLSEVSESRLHQLNLNNEWTAKKLRARLAKNASDQQELHLFMLPGLPDTVYELAEMQSLKLEQVKNVFISPSVAKLDNLQELWLVYCQAKLQLPALNHLKEQLKVLRLWFEGVDQVPEWTYHLQRLEELHLNGPLATLDSLRELTALRVLTMRSNLTKIPASICDVPLQRLSIYNEGSKIQAFSSLKKLTNLVSLELVGCELERIPSAVFSLSNLQELDLKENKLTTVEEILSLQHCQRLVKLRLWHNKITYVPDHISKLHALETLDISWNKLRKLPSRLFYCTKLRHLDVSHNQITSIPPEVGILQGLQFFSAAFNSLETLPDELFSCKRLNTLALGNNCLFYLSSRVANLTQLVRLEVKGNRLDALPAEVADCPMLTSNGIIAEDSLLEMLPSEMRSRSSTG, encoded by the exons ATGATCCCAGTGGGAGAATTCCGAAACATCGGCATAGAACAGAACTCCAAGTACCGGGTGCTCAAACCGTGGTGGGATGTTTTCTCCGAGTACCTGTGTGTTGCCATGCTCATGATTGGAGTCTTTGGGTGCACCCTTCAG CTCACTCAAGATAAGATCGCCTGCCTGCCAAGTCCCTTCACCAGTCCAACGCCCAGTGCCATTGACTGCAGCCACATCCGTAACTACGGCGAGAACGAGACATGGGCGAGTTTGAAACCCACCAATCCTGTCATACGAGAGGTCCTTGGGCGCAAAAATAACCTGGACATCCACCAGTACGTCTTCATCAACCACTATTGCTACGAGAAGTTTGTGCACTGGTATGCCAAGTACTTCCCGTACCTGGTGGTCATCCACACGATGATGTTCATGGTAGCCAGCAGCTTTTGGTTCAAGTTCCCGGGGACGTCCTCCAAACTTGACCTCTTTGTCACCATCCTGGGAAAATGCTTCGACTCCCCATGGACCACCAGGGCTTTGAGTGAGGTTTGTGAGGAACGGAGCGAGGAGAAACTGGTCAGTTTGAGGAGGAGCACTATGTCCAAAGATCCACCGGAGAGACGCGCGGACGAGGAAGAGACGCTGCTCCAACGGGTTGGTTCTTCCAAGTCTAATCCGGATAAGAAAAGTCCAGAGTCTCAGTCTGCGCTATCTGTGCTGGATAAGAAGGGGGGCGAGGAGGCCAAGGCTCTCTTTGAGAAGGTGAAGAAGTTCAGAACTCACGTCGAGGAGGCAGACATTCTGTACATCATGTATGTCCTGCAAACATCACTCAAGGTCTTCAAGTTCCTTTTGATCATCATCTACACGGCGGCGCTGTCTCCAAACATCGAGATCGTGGTACGCTGCCTGGTTCCGCCTGAGCTGACAGGCTTTGACATTTATTGCTGTAACCACAACAAAGCTCATCTGTTCTCCAAGCTAGCATATTGCTACATCTCCTTTGTGGGGGTCTACGGAATTTTGTGTATCTACACCCTCTACTGGCAGTTCCATCGCCCCCTCAGGGTGTATTCCTTCGAGCACGTCAGGCTGGAGACGGGCATCAACGACATTCCCGACGTGAAGAATGACTTTGCCTTCCTGCTTCACCTGGTGGACCAATACGATGACCTTTACGCTAAAAGATTCGCTTTCTTTCTGTCCGAGGTCAGCGAGAGCCGTCTTCATCAGCTCAACCTTAACAACGAGTGGACCGCCAAAAAGCTGCGTGCCCGCCTGGCCAAGAACGCCAGCGACCAGCAGGAGCTGCACTTGTTCATGTTGCCGGGGCTTCCCGACACGGTCTACGAGCTCGCCGAAATGCAGTCGCTCAAATTGGAGCAAGTTAAAAACGTCTTCATCTCGCCCAGTGTGGCCAAGCTGGACAATCTTCAGGAGTTGTGGCTGGTCTACTGCCAGGCGAAGCTCCAGCTGCCCGCCTTGAACCATCTCAAAGAACAACTAAAGGTCCTCCGGCTGTGGTTTGAAGGTGTAGACCAGGTGCCCGAGTGGACGTACCACCTGCAACGACTAGAGGAGTTACACCTGAATGGCCCGTTAGCCACCTTGGACTCGCTTCGAGAGCTTACCGCCCTGAGGGTTCTCACCATGCGCTCCAACCTGACAAAGATCCCAGCCAGCATCTGCGACGTCCCGCTGCAGCGTTTGAGCATCTACAATGAAGGCAGCAAGATCCAGGCCTTCAGCAGCCTGAAGAAGCTCACCAACCTGGTGTCGCTGGAGCTGGTGGGCTGCGAGCTGGAGCGAATCCCAAGCGCCGTCTTCAGTCTGAGCAACCTGCAGGAGTTGGACCTGAAAGAAAACAAGCTGACCACCGTGGAGGAGATTCTGAGTCTACAGCACTGCCAGCGACTGGTGAAGCTGCGGCTGTGGCACAACAAAATCACCTACGTCCCGGATCACATCAGCAAGCTCCACGCCCTGGAGACTCTGGACATCAGCTGGAATAAGCTCCGAAAGCTCCCCAGCCGCTTGTTCTACTGCACCAAGCTCAGGCACCTGGATGTCTCCCATAACCAGATCACCTCCATCCCGCCTGAGGTGGGCATCCTGCAGGGCCTCCAGTTCTTCTCTGCCGCGTTCAACTCGTTAGAGACGTTACCTGACGAACTGTTCTCCTGTAAACGACTAAATACTCTGGCTCTTGGGAACAACTGCTTGTTCTATCTGAGCTCCAGGGTCGCCAATCTGACCCAATTGGTCCGACTGGAGGTTAAAGGGAACCGCCTGGACGCTCTGCCTGCGGAGGTGGCAGACTGTCCCATGCTGACCTCCAATGGGATCATAGCAGAGGACAGCCTGCTGGAGATGTTGCCATCAGAGATGCGCAGCAGGTCGAGTACCGGCTGA
- the keap1b gene encoding kelch-like ECH-associated protein 1B translates to MSECLTECKALVTPSTRNGHRVFSYTLESHTAAAFAIMNELRLDRQLCDVTLRVRYKDLEAVDFVAHKVVLASSSPVFRAMFTNGLKECGMELVPIEGIHPRVMDRLIEFAYTASISVGEKCVIHVMNGAVMYQIDSVVKACCDFLVQQLDPSNAIGIASFAEQIGCTELHQKAREYIYMNFSEVATQEEFFNLSHCQLVTLISRDELNVRCESEVFRACEAWVRYDRENRRPYVQALLHAVRCHSLTPNFLQAQLQSLDWDPQCKDYLAQIFQDLTLHKPTKVNSCRTPKVPQLIYTAGGYFRQSLSYLEAYNPCTGAWLRLADLQVPRSGLAACVISGLFYAVGGRNNAPDGNMDSNALDCYNPMNNCWLPCAPMSVPRNRIGVGVIDCMIYAVGGSHGCIHHNSVERYDPERDQWQLVAPMLTRRIGVGVAVINRLLYAVGGFDGVSRLSSCECYNPERDEWKTMASMNTTRSGAGVCSLGNQIFVMGGYDGTNQLNTVERYNVETDTWSCAASMRHRRSALGVTALHGRIYVLGGYDGSTFLDSVECYDPEDDTWSEVTRMMSGRSGVGVAVTMEPCQKDLPQCPKPDLENGGVSHHNQRHSTL, encoded by the exons ATGTCAGAGTGCCTGACAGAATGCAAAGCGCTGGTAACTCCATCCACGCGCAACGGCCACCGCGTCTTCAGCTACACGCTAGAGAGCCACACGGCCGCCGCCTTTGCCATCATGAACGAGCTGCGTCTGGATCGCCAACTCTGCGACGTGACGCTCCGTGTGCGCTACAAAGACCTGGAGGCTGTGGATTTTGTGGCTCACAAGGTGGTGCTGGCCTCGTCATCGCCCGTCTTCAGGGCCATGTTCACCAACGGCCTGAAGGAGTGCGGCATGGAGCTGGTGCCCATAGAGGGCATTCACCCCCGG GTCATGGACCGGCTGATAGAGTTTGCCTACACAGCCAGCATTTCAGTTGGAGAGAAGTGTGTGATCCACGTGATGAACGGCGCTGTCATGTACCAGATAGATAGCGTCGTGAAGGCCTGCTGCGACTTCCTGGTTCAGCAGTTGGACCCCAGCAACGCCATTGGCATTGCCAGTTTCGCTGAGCAAATCGGCTGCACGGAGCTCCACCAGAAGGCCCGGGAATATATTTACATGAACTTCAGCGAG GTGGCAACCCAAGAGGAGTTCTTTAACTTGTCCCACTGCCAGCTCGTGACCCTCATCAGCCGTGACGAGCTCAACGTACGTTGCGAGTCTGAAGTCTTCCGGGCGTGTGAGGCCTGGGTGCGCTACGATCGAGAAAACCGCCGTCCGTACGTCCAGGCCTTACTCCACGCTGTCCGCTGCCATTCCTTGACTCCCAACTTCCTTCAAGCTCAGCTCCAGTCTCTGGACTGGGACCCCCAGTGTAAAGACTACCTTGCCCAGATCTTCCAGGACCTCACCCTGCACAAACCCACCAAAGTCAATTCTTGCCGAACCCCCAAGGTGCCGCAACTCATCTACACCGCCGGGGGTTACTTCCGGCAGTCCCTCAGCTACTTGGAGGCGTATAATCCTTGTACAGGGGCCTGGCTCAGGCTCGCTGATCTGCAGGTTCCCCGCAGCGGTCTGGCCGCTTGTGTCATCAGTGGGCTTTTTTATGCTGTAGGCGGGAGGAACAATGCCCCCGATGGCAACATGGACTCAAATGCGCTGGATTGCTACAACCCCATGAACAACTGCTGGTTGCCCTGTGCACCCATGAGCGTGCCCCGAAACCGAATCGGGGTCGGAGTCATCGACTGCATGATATATGCGGTGGGTGGATCACATGGGTGTATTCACCATAATAGTGTGGAGAG GTACGATCCAGAAAGGGACCAATGGCAGCTGGTCGCCCCCATGTTGACACGCCGCATCGGCGTGGGCGTGGCTGTCATCAACAGGTTACTCTATGCTGTGGGTGGCTTTGACGGGGTCAGTCGACTCAGCTCGTGCGAGTGCTACAACCCAGAAAGGGACGAATGGAAGACGATGGCTTCCATGAACACCACACGCTCTGGAGCCG GCGTGTGCTCCCTGGGGAATCAAATCTTTGTGATGGGCGGCTACGATGGCACCAATCAGCTGAACACCGTGGAACGCTACAATGTAGAAACGGATACTTGGAGCTGTGCTGCCTCTATGAGGCACCGACGCAGCGCTCTGGGGGTCACGGCGTTACATGGACGCATCTACGTGTTGG GCGGTTACGACGGCAGCACGTTCCTGGACAGCGTGGAGTGTTACGACCCCGAGGATGACACTTGGTCGGAGGTAACGCGTATGATGTCGGGGCGTAGCGGTGTTGGGGTGGCCGTTACCATGGAGCCCTGCCAGAAGGACCTTCCTCAGTGTCCTAAACCTGATTTGGAGAACGGTGGAGTTTCACATCACAATCAGCGACACAGCACACTGTAA